Proteins encoded by one window of Blautia faecicola:
- a CDS encoding V-type ATP synthase subunit A, protein MNKKGIIYGINGPVIYLKGNTGLRMSEMVHVGEEYLVGEVISLSKKATTVQVFEETTGLKPGAEVVGTGDAISVTLGPGILNNIFDGIERPLSEIAARSGKYITRGVSVDSLDTAKKWDVHVTVSEGDHVTGGTVIAETQETASILHKSMVPPDVEGTVIKAAADGAYTILDPIVTLELDDGTTKELTLCQKWPIRVPRPTKRRFPASKPLITGQRILDTMFPIAKGGTAAVPGGFGTGKTMTQHQIAKWSDADIIIYIGCGERGNEMTQVLEEFGELVDPKTGHPLMNRTALIANTSNMPVAAREASIYTGLTLAEYYRDMGYDVAIMADSTSRWAEALRELSGRLEEMPAEEGFPAYLASRLSAFYERAGMMENLNGTEGSVSIIGAVSPQGGDFSEPVTMNTKRFVRCFWGLDKSLAYARHFPAIHWLTSYSEYLNDLAPWYQTHVNKNFIDLRNQIMALLNTESSLMEIVKLIGSDVLPDDQKLILEIARVIRLGFLQQNAFHADDTCVPLEKQYKMMEIILYLYKKAKALVTMGMPMSVLKEDNIFEKIIAIKYDVPNDKPEMFDDYKKAVDTFYDKVLEKNG, encoded by the coding sequence ATGAATAAAAAAGGAATCATTTATGGAATCAACGGACCAGTTATTTACCTGAAAGGAAATACTGGTCTTCGTATGTCTGAGATGGTACATGTCGGCGAGGAGTATCTGGTAGGGGAAGTCATCTCCCTGTCAAAGAAAGCCACCACCGTACAGGTCTTCGAGGAGACCACCGGTCTGAAACCCGGCGCAGAAGTTGTCGGAACCGGAGATGCCATCTCCGTAACACTGGGACCCGGGATTCTGAACAACATTTTCGACGGTATCGAGCGTCCGTTAAGTGAGATCGCCGCCCGTTCCGGCAAATACATCACCCGTGGTGTCAGCGTCGACTCTCTGGACACCGCAAAAAAATGGGATGTTCATGTGACCGTCTCCGAGGGCGATCATGTGACCGGCGGAACCGTCATCGCAGAAACCCAGGAAACTGCAAGTATCCTTCACAAATCCATGGTTCCTCCGGATGTGGAGGGAACCGTTATCAAAGCAGCCGCTGACGGCGCTTACACGATCCTGGATCCGATCGTCACACTGGAACTTGATGACGGAACCACAAAAGAACTGACGCTGTGCCAGAAATGGCCGATCCGTGTCCCGCGTCCGACCAAAAGACGTTTCCCGGCATCCAAACCGCTGATCACCGGTCAGCGTATCCTGGATACCATGTTCCCGATCGCAAAAGGCGGCACTGCCGCTGTCCCGGGTGGTTTCGGTACCGGAAAAACCATGACGCAGCACCAGATCGCCAAGTGGTCCGATGCGGATATCATCATCTATATCGGCTGCGGCGAGCGTGGGAACGAGATGACACAGGTACTCGAAGAGTTCGGGGAACTGGTGGATCCGAAAACCGGGCATCCGCTGATGAACCGTACCGCTCTGATCGCCAACACTTCCAACATGCCGGTTGCTGCCCGTGAGGCTTCAATCTACACCGGTCTGACACTGGCAGAATATTACCGTGACATGGGTTACGATGTCGCGATCATGGCAGACTCCACCTCCCGTTGGGCAGAGGCGCTGCGTGAGCTTTCCGGACGTCTGGAAGAAATGCCTGCCGAGGAAGGTTTCCCGGCTTATCTGGCTTCCCGTCTGTCCGCTTTCTATGAGAGAGCCGGCATGATGGAAAACCTGAACGGAACCGAGGGAAGCGTATCGATCATCGGTGCCGTATCCCCGCAGGGCGGCGATTTCTCCGAACCGGTTACGATGAACACCAAACGTTTCGTCCGCTGTTTCTGGGGACTGGACAAATCACTGGCTTACGCGAGACATTTCCCGGCGATCCACTGGCTGACCAGTTACAGCGAATATCTGAATGATCTGGCACCATGGTATCAGACCCATGTAAATAAAAACTTTATTGATCTTAGAAATCAAATCATGGCTCTTTTAAATACCGAGAGCAGCCTGATGGAAATCGTAAAACTGATCGGCAGCGACGTTCTCCCGGATGACCAGAAACTGATCCTCGAGATCGCCCGTGTGATCCGTCTGGGCTTCTTACAGCAGAACGCCTTCCATGCAGACGATACCTGCGTACCGCTGGAAAAGCAGTATAAGATGATGGAAATCATTTTATATCTGTATAAAAAAGCAAAAGCCCTGGTAACCATGGGTATGCCTATGTCTGTCCTGAAAGAGGACAATATTTTCGAAAAGATCATCGCCATCAAATACGATGTGCCAAACGACAAACCGGAAATGTTTGATGATTATAAAAAAGCAGTAGATACCTTCTACGATAAAGTACTGGAAAAGAACGGATAA
- a CDS encoding V-type ATP synthase subunit E: protein MTIEEKLQHFYTASIDSAMLEAQQVQTQHQEALDKIFQEHKETKERQIQSHIQAETDNLKREINKTVSARQLEYRRLLSDKTEEIKQQLFHDVAERLAQFRSTPEYLEYLSRRIQEARDFAGEDALVVYLDPADQNWIPELAARFGFAPVVSREAFMGGMRAVIRSKNILIDNSFATLLREAKEEFVFAGGMTDE, encoded by the coding sequence TTGACTATCGAAGAAAAATTACAGCATTTTTATACAGCCTCCATCGACAGTGCCATGCTGGAGGCACAGCAGGTGCAGACACAGCATCAGGAAGCCCTGGATAAGATTTTCCAGGAACATAAAGAGACCAAAGAACGGCAGATTCAGTCTCATATTCAGGCGGAAACGGACAATCTCAAACGCGAGATCAACAAAACCGTCTCTGCCAGACAGCTGGAATACCGCCGTCTTCTTTCCGATAAGACCGAAGAGATCAAGCAGCAACTGTTTCACGATGTGGCGGAGCGTCTTGCACAGTTTCGCTCCACACCGGAATATCTGGAATATCTCTCCCGGCGGATCCAGGAAGCCCGCGACTTTGCCGGAGAAGATGCCCTTGTGGTTTATCTTGATCCCGCAGACCAGAACTGGATCCCGGAACTTGCCGCACGCTTCGGCTTTGCCCCGGTAGTATCCAGAGAAGCTTTCATGGGCGGTATGCGCGCCGTGATCCGCTCCAAAAATATATTGATAGACAACTCATTTGCTACTTTACTCAGGGAAGCAAAAGAAGAATTTGTCTTTGCCGGAGGTATGACAGATGAATAA